A genomic region of Tsukamurella pulmonis contains the following coding sequences:
- the cydB gene encoding cytochrome d ubiquinol oxidase subunit II encodes MTLPDYWFLAIGFLFTGYFVLEGFDFGVGMLMPILGRKRSHADAEKRRRVLLNTIGPVWDGNEVWLITAGAAMFAAFPVWYAEVFSGFYLVLLAILVGLITRVCAIEWRGKIDEPRWRGWADVGIGLGSWIPAFAWGLVFANIVHGVDLDERGDMTSEVWDLLNPYGLLGGIATLVLFLLHGAIFVALKSDGDVRTDARRLAERMWLPVTAIGAAFAVWTQLEHGKPWTWAMVALAAAGLLAAGPLIRAGRELAAFFATSLTVIGVSVLLFGALFPNVLNASDPARSITIEAAASSHYTLVVMSWCTIVLLPLVMIYQAWTYWVFRKRISVAQIPPSIGLSPRA; translated from the coding sequence ATGACACTGCCCGACTACTGGTTCCTCGCCATCGGCTTCCTCTTCACCGGCTACTTCGTGCTGGAGGGCTTCGACTTCGGCGTCGGCATGCTGATGCCGATCCTGGGCCGCAAGCGCTCCCACGCCGACGCCGAGAAGCGCCGCCGCGTCCTGCTCAACACCATCGGCCCCGTCTGGGACGGCAACGAGGTGTGGCTGATCACCGCGGGCGCAGCGATGTTCGCCGCCTTCCCCGTCTGGTACGCCGAGGTCTTCTCCGGCTTCTACCTCGTGCTACTGGCGATCCTGGTGGGGCTGATCACCCGCGTCTGCGCCATCGAGTGGCGCGGCAAGATCGACGAGCCGCGCTGGCGCGGCTGGGCGGACGTCGGCATCGGCCTCGGCTCCTGGATCCCCGCCTTCGCGTGGGGCCTGGTCTTCGCGAACATCGTGCACGGCGTCGACCTCGACGAGCGCGGAGACATGACCAGCGAGGTCTGGGACCTGCTCAACCCCTACGGGCTGCTCGGCGGAATCGCGACGCTGGTGCTGTTCCTGCTGCACGGCGCGATCTTCGTCGCCCTCAAGTCCGACGGTGACGTCCGGACCGACGCCCGGCGCCTCGCCGAGCGGATGTGGTTGCCCGTCACCGCGATCGGCGCCGCCTTCGCCGTGTGGACGCAGCTCGAGCACGGCAAGCCGTGGACCTGGGCGATGGTGGCGCTGGCCGCCGCCGGGCTGCTCGCCGCCGGCCCGCTGATCCGCGCCGGACGCGAGTTGGCGGCCTTCTTCGCGACATCGCTGACCGTGATCGGCGTGAGCGTGCTGCTCTTCGGCGCCCTGTTCCCCAACGTGCTCAACGCGTCCGATCCGGCCCGCTCGATCACGATCGAGGCGGCCGCGTCCTCGCACTACACGCTGGTCGTGATGTCCTGGTGCACCATCGTGCTGCTGCCGCTGGTGATGATCTATCAGGCGTGGACCTACTGGGTGTTCCGCAAGCGGATCTCCGTCGCGCAGATCCCACCGTCGATCGGCCTGAGCCCCCGTGCCTGA
- the cydD gene encoding thiol reductant ABC exporter subunit CydD produces the protein MPDTRAPVDPRLLRYARSSRALMATVIACGVAETAAVIVLAYALATALARLVTGNADVTGPLALAAGALIARVAVNHLRSRIERRAADRVVSELRSAALGAVGPGRTPVDREELRTALTRGLDDLPPYLTGYVPALALSAIATPVLIVAMFLADWVSGAIALGTLPLLPIFMILIGLLTRDRTRRRLEAMSRLSGRLLDLVAGLPTLRALGRERGPERTVRDLGARNETETMGALRIAFLSSFALELLATLCVALVAVSIGLRLVYGEMTLFAGVFALILAPEVYRPLRAVGAGFHAAEQGLEATGRVFALLDAPASAPSSGPAQPGVLVARGITVDGRDGAAPSGFHGSFPPGRVTVVTGPNGAGKSTLLTVLAGLTAPDAGEVTVDGAPLGGGPDWWAHVAWCPQHPYLEPGTLAHNFTLLGAPAPDSVPDVLAATGLDEVVAEQGWERPVGVGGAGLSAGQRQRLALARTLALGRAVLLVDEPTAHLDDELAARVLDALRARADEGAVVVIAAHDPQVLAAADEVLEVARA, from the coding sequence GTGCCTGACACCCGGGCCCCCGTCGACCCGCGGCTGCTGCGGTACGCGCGCAGCTCCCGCGCCCTCATGGCCACGGTGATCGCCTGCGGCGTCGCCGAGACCGCCGCGGTGATCGTGCTGGCCTACGCCCTCGCCACCGCGCTCGCCCGGCTGGTGACGGGCAACGCGGACGTGACCGGCCCGCTGGCGCTCGCCGCCGGCGCACTGATCGCGCGGGTCGCGGTGAACCACCTGCGCTCGCGCATCGAGCGCCGCGCGGCGGATCGCGTGGTCTCCGAACTGCGCTCGGCCGCACTGGGAGCCGTCGGCCCGGGGCGCACGCCCGTCGACCGGGAGGAACTGCGCACCGCGCTGACCCGCGGTCTCGACGACCTGCCGCCGTACCTCACCGGCTACGTGCCGGCGCTGGCGCTGAGCGCCATCGCGACGCCGGTGCTGATCGTCGCGATGTTCCTGGCGGACTGGGTCTCCGGCGCCATCGCGCTGGGCACCCTGCCGCTGCTGCCGATCTTCATGATCCTCATCGGGCTGCTCACCCGTGACCGCACGCGCCGCCGGCTCGAGGCGATGTCGCGGCTCTCCGGACGCCTGCTCGACCTCGTCGCCGGCCTGCCCACGCTGCGCGCCCTCGGTCGCGAGCGCGGCCCCGAGCGCACCGTCCGCGACCTCGGCGCCCGCAACGAGACCGAGACCATGGGCGCCCTGCGGATCGCCTTCCTCTCCTCCTTCGCCCTGGAACTGCTCGCCACCCTGTGCGTCGCGCTCGTCGCCGTGAGCATCGGCCTGCGGCTCGTCTACGGCGAGATGACACTGTTCGCCGGCGTTTTCGCCCTGATCCTCGCGCCCGAGGTGTACCGGCCGCTGCGCGCCGTCGGCGCCGGCTTCCACGCCGCCGAGCAGGGGCTCGAGGCCACCGGCCGGGTCTTCGCGCTGCTGGACGCGCCCGCATCCGCCCCGTCGTCCGGCCCCGCGCAGCCGGGAGTGCTCGTCGCGCGGGGCATCACCGTCGACGGGCGCGACGGGGCGGCACCGTCGGGCTTCCACGGGAGCTTCCCGCCCGGGCGGGTCACGGTGGTCACCGGGCCCAACGGCGCCGGAAAGTCCACCCTGCTCACGGTGCTGGCGGGGCTGACCGCGCCGGACGCGGGGGAGGTCACCGTCGACGGTGCGCCGCTCGGCGGTGGCCCCGACTGGTGGGCGCACGTGGCCTGGTGCCCGCAGCACCCCTACCTGGAACCGGGCACCCTGGCGCACAACTTCACGCTGCTGGGCGCTCCCGCACCGGATTCCGTACCGGACGTGCTCGCCGCGACCGGCCTCGACGAGGTGGTCGCCGAGCAGGGCTGGGAGCGGCCCGTCGGTGTCGGCGGGGCGGGCCTGTCGGCCGGTCAGCGGCAGCGGCTCGCGCTCGCCCGCACCCTCGCGCTGGGACGCGCGGTGCTGCTCGTCGACGAGCCCACCGCCCACCTGGACGACGAACTCGCCGCCCGCGTGCTCGACGCGTTGCGCGCCCGCGCGGACGAGGGCGCGGTCGTGGTGATCGCCGCCCACGACCCGCAGGTACTGGCCGCCGCCGACGAGGTACTGGAGGTGGCGCGTGCGTGA
- the cydC gene encoding thiol reductant ABC exporter subunit CydC codes for MRDLLICLRAMRSRPLAVLGAAGAGVLTAGSALALAGLSAWLITKAWTMPPVLALSLAVTSVRGLGITRGLMRYVERLATHRVALRGLTELRAALYLRLAGAAPAESVRLSDGELLARTGADVDAVGDALVRTVIPAAVAATVSVAATGWMWFLDPRAGLALAVCLLFAGLAAPWLTARATRDRAAAEAAGSEAFGAAASAVIDHAGELAVAGRLADVRARAARAEDARRSAVDRAARTGALADAAVPLAVGVAVIAALLVAVARVDTASATTLGILVLLPLSAFEAVSVLPDAARQYVRSADAAGRIAPLLNLPAVPVGTAPVAPQPRLQLGGLVLDPGDRLAVRGASGAGKTTLLLALAGLDDRGGRVLVDGTPAPEYADLPTAVAFFGEAAHVFATTVAENCRVARGDASDAEVEAALRRVGLGAWTAALPEGVRTPLPDGAGSLSGGQRRRLLLARALLSPATVVLLDEPTEHLDEADAERLLAEILDPAGLFPGRTVVVAGHARPPEGVRQLEIDRLSSA; via the coding sequence GTGCGTGATCTGCTGATCTGCTTGCGCGCCATGCGCTCCCGGCCGCTGGCCGTGCTCGGCGCCGCCGGTGCGGGCGTCCTCACCGCGGGCAGCGCGCTGGCGCTGGCCGGGCTCTCGGCGTGGCTGATCACGAAGGCGTGGACGATGCCGCCCGTGCTGGCCCTTTCGCTGGCGGTGACCTCCGTGCGCGGGCTCGGCATCACGCGCGGCCTGATGCGCTACGTCGAGCGGCTCGCCACCCACCGGGTCGCGCTGCGCGGCCTGACCGAGTTACGGGCCGCGTTGTACCTGCGGCTGGCCGGTGCCGCGCCCGCGGAATCGGTGCGCCTGTCCGACGGCGAGCTCCTCGCGCGGACCGGCGCCGACGTCGACGCCGTCGGCGATGCGCTGGTGCGCACCGTGATCCCCGCCGCGGTGGCGGCGACGGTCTCCGTCGCGGCGACCGGGTGGATGTGGTTCCTCGATCCGCGCGCGGGCCTCGCGCTCGCCGTGTGCCTGCTGTTCGCGGGGCTCGCCGCGCCGTGGCTCACGGCCCGGGCCACCCGCGATCGTGCCGCCGCCGAGGCCGCGGGGAGCGAGGCCTTCGGCGCGGCGGCCTCCGCCGTGATCGATCACGCGGGGGAGCTCGCGGTCGCGGGCCGCCTCGCCGACGTCCGGGCCCGCGCCGCCCGCGCCGAGGACGCCCGACGGTCCGCCGTCGACCGCGCCGCCCGCACCGGCGCGCTCGCCGACGCCGCCGTGCCGCTGGCCGTCGGCGTGGCGGTGATCGCCGCACTGCTCGTCGCCGTCGCCCGCGTCGACACGGCGTCGGCGACCACCCTCGGCATCCTCGTCCTGTTGCCGCTCAGCGCCTTCGAGGCCGTGTCCGTGCTGCCCGACGCCGCCCGCCAGTACGTGCGCTCCGCCGACGCCGCGGGCCGGATCGCGCCGCTGCTGAACCTGCCCGCGGTGCCCGTCGGCACCGCGCCGGTGGCCCCGCAGCCGCGGCTGCAACTCGGCGGCCTCGTCCTCGATCCCGGCGACCGGCTCGCCGTCCGCGGCGCGTCCGGTGCGGGCAAGACGACGCTGCTGCTCGCGCTCGCGGGCCTCGACGATCGCGGCGGGCGCGTGCTCGTCGACGGGACACCCGCTCCCGAGTACGCCGACCTGCCCACCGCGGTGGCCTTCTTCGGCGAGGCGGCGCACGTCTTCGCGACGACGGTGGCCGAGAACTGCCGCGTCGCGCGGGGCGATGCGAGTGACGCCGAGGTCGAGGCGGCGCTGCGCCGCGTGGGGCTGGGCGCATGGACCGCCGCGCTGCCCGAGGGCGTGCGGACACCGCTGCCGGACGGCGCCGGATCGCTCTCGGGCGGCCAGCGGCGGCGGCTGCTGCTGGCGCGTGCGCTGCTCAGCCCCGCCACCGTCGTGCTGCTCGACGAGCCGACCGAGCACCTCGACGAGGCCGACGCCGAACGGCTGCTGGCGGAGATCCTCGACCCCGCCGGGCTGTTCCCCGGGCGCACCGTCGTGGTGGCCGGGCACGCGCGGCCACCGGAGGGGGTGCGTCAGCTCGAGATCGACCGGCTCAGCTCCGCGTAG
- a CDS encoding SDR family oxidoreductase, with the protein MSEHPVWLVTGASKGIGLEVVKAALASGARVAATTRSPEKLSAELRDPNLLALAVDLTDERDVRRAVAQVETEFGHIDVLVNNAGYSLLGAVEEVSLEDVRANFDVNFFGLLTVTQAVLPGMRDRRSGRILNLASISASVTGPAQGIYSASKAAVLMLTEALAAEVAPLGLHAVAICPGGVRTDFLDSSSSRRPDTAIHDYAAVSRTLAALDRLNHNQGGDPARLAQALVRVATMPDPPTRLYLGDDALRAILGASEQVHADAERYAELSRSISS; encoded by the coding sequence ATGAGCGAGCATCCCGTGTGGCTGGTGACCGGCGCCTCCAAGGGCATCGGCCTCGAGGTGGTCAAGGCCGCCCTCGCGAGCGGCGCCCGCGTCGCGGCCACCACCCGCAGCCCCGAGAAGCTCTCCGCCGAGCTCCGGGACCCGAACCTGCTCGCCCTCGCCGTCGACCTGACCGATGAGCGCGACGTGCGGCGGGCGGTGGCGCAGGTGGAGACCGAGTTCGGGCACATCGACGTGCTGGTCAACAACGCCGGCTACTCCCTGCTGGGCGCCGTCGAGGAGGTCTCGCTCGAGGACGTGCGCGCCAACTTCGACGTCAACTTCTTCGGCCTGCTGACGGTGACGCAGGCCGTCCTGCCGGGGATGCGCGACCGCCGCTCCGGCCGCATCCTCAACCTCGCGTCGATCTCCGCGAGCGTCACCGGCCCCGCCCAGGGGATCTACAGCGCCTCCAAGGCCGCGGTGCTGATGCTCACGGAGGCGCTCGCCGCGGAGGTCGCCCCGCTCGGCCTGCACGCGGTGGCGATCTGCCCGGGCGGCGTGCGCACCGACTTCCTCGATTCCTCCTCCAGCCGCCGCCCCGACACCGCGATCCACGACTACGCCGCGGTCTCGCGCACGCTGGCCGCGCTGGACCGGCTCAACCACAACCAGGGCGGCGACCCCGCGCGGCTGGCGCAGGCGCTGGTGCGCGTGGCGACGATGCCCGACCCGCCCACGCGCCTCTACCTCGGGGACGACGCGCTGCGTGCGATCCTCGGCGCGAGCGAGCAGGTGCACGCCGACGCCGAGCGCTACGCGGAGCTGAGCCGGTCGATCTCGAGCTGA
- a CDS encoding TetR/AcrR family transcriptional regulator, giving the protein MAYHHGDLAQALVDAGLEVTRSGGPSALTIREVTRRVGVSPNAAYRHFPDRLALLRAVSAAIEQRMADAMPVSPEQGPVERLRAVGLGYIAFALAEPGWFSVCFFGDEVPDPESLSAIPPYVALSESLDLLVHAGLLRADARRSATWSCWSMVHGFAEMSLRGPLHHLPGEQQWPLAEAAVDAAIAGILRD; this is encoded by the coding sequence ATGGCCTACCACCACGGCGATCTCGCGCAGGCGCTCGTCGACGCGGGCCTGGAGGTCACTCGCAGCGGCGGACCGTCGGCGCTGACCATCCGCGAGGTCACCCGCCGGGTCGGGGTCAGCCCGAACGCCGCCTACCGCCACTTCCCCGACCGACTCGCGCTGCTGCGCGCGGTCAGCGCCGCGATCGAGCAGCGCATGGCCGACGCGATGCCCGTGTCCCCCGAGCAGGGCCCCGTCGAGCGACTGCGCGCCGTGGGCCTCGGCTACATCGCCTTCGCCCTGGCCGAGCCGGGCTGGTTCTCCGTCTGCTTCTTCGGCGACGAGGTGCCCGACCCCGAATCCCTCTCCGCCATCCCGCCGTACGTCGCGCTGTCGGAATCGCTGGACCTGCTGGTGCACGCCGGTCTCCTGCGCGCCGACGCCCGGCGGTCGGCCACCTGGTCCTGCTGGTCGATGGTGCACGGCTTCGCCGAGATGTCGCTGCGCGGCCCGCTGCACCATCTGCCCGGCGAGCAGCAGTGGCCGCTCGCCGAGGCCGCCGTGGACGCCGCGATCGCGGGAATCCTGCGCGACTGA
- a CDS encoding DUF899 domain-containing protein yields MTAIPPVVDRETWQKEVDALLVREKAATRELDAIAAQRRRLPAVELPEYTLIAEDGRTVTLAEVFDGRSQLITYHHMWTDGNEWQCPGCTGVTAHYARTDFLANWDARMVVVTNGPMDEVLAYKKRVGNTMTWYSSAESDFGADMGAGPGEGFAYNTFVRDGDTVYRQWTTTSRGAEQVSYTFGLLDVLPYGRQEQWQDVPEGWPQGPTYARWASSKQFADWYGENAS; encoded by the coding sequence ATGACCGCCATCCCGCCCGTCGTTGATCGTGAGACCTGGCAGAAGGAGGTCGACGCGCTGCTCGTCCGCGAGAAGGCCGCCACCCGCGAGCTGGACGCCATCGCCGCGCAGCGCCGCCGGCTGCCCGCCGTCGAACTGCCCGAGTACACCCTCATCGCGGAGGACGGCCGCACCGTCACCCTCGCCGAGGTCTTCGACGGGCGGAGCCAGCTCATCACCTACCACCACATGTGGACCGACGGGAACGAGTGGCAGTGCCCCGGCTGCACCGGCGTGACCGCGCACTACGCCCGCACCGACTTCCTCGCGAACTGGGACGCGCGGATGGTGGTGGTCACCAACGGGCCGATGGACGAGGTCCTGGCGTACAAGAAACGCGTCGGGAACACGATGACCTGGTACTCCAGCGCCGAGTCGGACTTCGGCGCGGACATGGGCGCCGGCCCGGGGGAGGGCTTCGCGTACAACACCTTCGTCCGCGACGGCGACACCGTGTACCGGCAGTGGACCACCACCTCCCGTGGTGCCGAGCAGGTCTCGTACACCTTCGGCCTGCTCGACGTGCTGCCCTACGGGCGGCAGGAGCAGTGGCAGGACGTTCCCGAGGGCTGGCCCCAGGGCCCGACCTACGCCCGCTGGGCGTCGTCGAAGCAGTTCGCCGACTGGTACGGCGAGAACGCCTCCTGA
- a CDS encoding LpqN/LpqT family lipoprotein, translating into MRVAIAAILVLGALLGSAGCSDGGTEPPAAPSSSVIADMTLDQYLKSHGVGVTAQTSADLKGVRIAVQQPPNWFVDSAFQLPNTFAVIANTRAVDEGFAPNATVIVHRLVGEFDAAEAVRRGPVDTMRLPGFRQESVQVGEYDGAPSSTITGTYDDKGLRLNVSSKYVLWSGAGQRLAVQLMVTTTAKQANDLRGDVQILDDGLKISAA; encoded by the coding sequence ATGCGCGTCGCGATCGCCGCGATCCTCGTGCTCGGCGCCCTGCTCGGATCCGCCGGATGCTCCGACGGCGGGACCGAACCCCCGGCAGCGCCGTCGTCGTCGGTGATCGCCGACATGACGCTCGATCAGTACCTCAAATCGCACGGGGTCGGCGTGACGGCGCAGACCTCGGCCGATCTGAAAGGGGTTCGGATCGCGGTCCAACAGCCGCCGAACTGGTTCGTCGACAGCGCCTTCCAGCTCCCGAACACGTTCGCCGTGATCGCGAACACGCGGGCCGTCGACGAGGGCTTCGCACCGAACGCCACCGTGATCGTGCATCGGCTGGTGGGCGAGTTCGACGCCGCGGAAGCCGTTCGGCGCGGCCCCGTCGACACCATGCGCCTGCCCGGATTCCGACAGGAGTCCGTGCAGGTCGGCGAGTACGACGGCGCGCCGTCGTCCACGATCACCGGCACCTACGACGACAAGGGCCTGCGCCTGAACGTGTCCTCGAAGTACGTCCTCTGGTCCGGCGCCGGCCAGCGGCTCGCGGTTCAGCTGATGGTGACCACCACGGCGAAGCAGGCGAACGACCTGCGGGGCGACGTGCAGATCCTCGACGACGGGCTGAAGATCAGCGCGGCGTGA
- a CDS encoding FABP family protein produces MSDEATPAAEAAAPAGSGQEALDAAIERAESTSARNISNLPGLPLADDTANLRQGPDLHAGLLGLLPLVGIWRGEGEGHDASGDYHFGQQIIVSHDGQNFLSWESRSWKLDEQGEFSEPDLREAGFWRIGEDDEIEFVVTHASGIVELYYGKPVSQTAWELEADVVIRSKTSPLAGASKRLYGLVEQGGALAYVEERVDADGELIPRLSAKLGRYAG; encoded by the coding sequence GTGAGCGACGAGGCGACGCCCGCGGCCGAGGCCGCCGCTCCTGCCGGTTCCGGTCAGGAGGCGCTCGACGCCGCCATCGAGCGCGCCGAGAGCACCTCGGCGCGCAACATCTCGAACCTCCCCGGGCTGCCGCTCGCCGACGACACGGCGAATCTGCGGCAGGGCCCGGACCTGCACGCGGGCCTCCTGGGCCTGCTCCCCCTCGTCGGCATCTGGCGCGGCGAGGGCGAGGGCCACGACGCCTCCGGCGACTACCACTTCGGCCAGCAGATCATCGTCAGCCACGACGGCCAGAACTTCCTGTCCTGGGAGTCCCGCTCGTGGAAGCTCGACGAGCAGGGCGAGTTCTCCGAGCCCGACCTGCGCGAGGCCGGCTTCTGGCGCATCGGCGAGGACGACGAGATCGAGTTCGTCGTCACGCACGCCAGCGGCATCGTCGAGCTGTACTACGGCAAGCCCGTCTCCCAGACGGCGTGGGAGCTCGAGGCGGACGTGGTGATCCGCTCCAAGACCTCGCCGCTCGCCGGCGCCTCGAAGCGCCTGTACGGCCTCGTCGAGCAGGGCGGCGCCCTGGCCTACGTCGAGGAGCGCGTCGACGCGGACGGCGAGCTCATCCCCCGCCTGAGCGCCAAGCTGGGCCGCTACGCGGGATAA
- a CDS encoding LacI family DNA-binding transcriptional regulator, translated as MGTMADVAAAAGVSISTVSHVINETRRVDPRTRDAVLAAIAATGYRRNALAAALATSRSGVLALSIAAGRNPYFGPLMRAIESRASELGYTLMMGDSHDDTEIEYQLVGSLLDRRVDGLIIAPAPDSERRAIPAIAATGTPVVLIDRLSPADVDQVASEGAEPVARLTTHLVERGHRHIGVLTGRPGIQSTEERIEGFRDAMAAAGLRAAPRHVRCGDSRADEAHTQTLAIFGSRAPQPTALVVLNNEMTVGALRALRDLDLRVPDDVALVAYDDFEWSDLFSPGLTAAAQDVEAIGRRCVDLLVDRIGGFDGPRRVERLPTAFHHRDSCGCERARAGG; from the coding sequence ATGGGAACCATGGCCGACGTCGCCGCCGCCGCCGGCGTGTCGATCAGCACCGTCTCCCACGTGATCAACGAGACCCGGCGGGTGGACCCCCGCACCCGGGACGCGGTCCTCGCGGCGATCGCGGCCACCGGATACCGGCGCAACGCGCTCGCGGCGGCCCTCGCCACCTCGCGGTCCGGCGTCCTCGCGCTGAGCATCGCCGCCGGGCGCAATCCGTACTTCGGCCCGCTGATGCGAGCGATCGAATCGCGCGCGAGCGAGCTCGGCTACACGCTGATGATGGGCGACTCCCATGACGACACCGAGATCGAGTACCAGCTGGTCGGCTCCCTCCTCGACCGACGGGTGGACGGCCTGATCATCGCCCCCGCCCCGGATTCCGAGCGGCGGGCCATCCCGGCGATCGCGGCCACCGGGACCCCGGTCGTGCTCATCGACCGGCTCTCCCCCGCCGACGTCGACCAGGTGGCCTCGGAGGGCGCCGAGCCCGTGGCCCGGCTCACCACCCACCTCGTCGAGCGCGGGCACCGGCACATCGGTGTCCTCACCGGCCGGCCGGGCATCCAGTCCACCGAGGAGCGGATCGAGGGCTTCCGGGACGCGATGGCCGCGGCCGGGCTGCGCGCGGCGCCACGGCACGTGCGGTGCGGCGACTCCCGCGCCGACGAGGCCCACACGCAGACCCTCGCCATCTTCGGCAGCCGGGCGCCGCAACCCACCGCACTCGTGGTGCTCAACAACGAGATGACGGTAGGAGCGCTGCGCGCCCTCCGGGACCTCGACCTGCGGGTGCCCGATGACGTGGCCCTCGTCGCGTACGACGATTTCGAGTGGTCGGACCTGTTCTCACCGGGCCTGACGGCCGCGGCGCAGGACGTCGAGGCCATCGGCCGCCGGTGCGTGGACCTGCTCGTCGACCGGATCGGGGGATTCGACGGTCCGCGGCGGGTCGAGAGATTGCCCACCGCCTTCCACCACCGCGACTCGTGCGGTTGCGAGCGCGCACGAGCCGGGGGTTAG
- a CDS encoding substrate-binding domain-containing protein → MSNRKSLRIAAVCCALTVSVTSVAACNRDGGSSGGVKVGLVTKTDTNPFFVKIREAAEKQAQAKGASLVALAGKFDGDNEGQVAAIENLVSQGAKGILITPNSSTGILAAIKKARDAGVVVIALDTATDPADAVDATFATDNKEAGRLQGAWVKATLADRPAKLLMLDGTPGSTVSDYRHQGFLAGMGLTETSPEVAGKENTNGDQTKAQTAMENLLQRVPDANALYTINEPSAAGGYEAAKKAGKAAQLVIGSVDGSCTGVANVKSGIIGATVLQFPGKMAEQGVDAVVAFAQDGTKPTGFHDTGSQLVTDKPVPGVESKDTAWGAQNCWG, encoded by the coding sequence ATGTCGAACCGGAAGAGCCTGCGCATCGCGGCGGTGTGCTGCGCCCTGACCGTCAGCGTCACCTCGGTGGCCGCCTGCAACCGCGACGGCGGTTCGTCGGGCGGGGTGAAGGTGGGTCTGGTGACCAAGACCGACACGAACCCGTTCTTCGTCAAGATCCGTGAGGCCGCCGAGAAGCAGGCGCAGGCCAAGGGTGCGAGCCTCGTGGCGCTGGCGGGCAAGTTCGACGGCGACAACGAGGGGCAGGTCGCCGCGATCGAGAACCTGGTGAGCCAGGGCGCCAAGGGCATTCTCATCACCCCGAACTCGTCGACCGGCATCCTCGCCGCGATCAAGAAGGCCCGCGACGCGGGCGTCGTGGTGATCGCTCTCGACACCGCGACGGACCCCGCCGATGCCGTCGACGCGACCTTCGCCACCGACAACAAGGAGGCGGGCCGGTTGCAGGGCGCGTGGGTCAAGGCGACCCTCGCCGACCGCCCGGCCAAGCTGCTGATGCTCGACGGGACGCCGGGCAGCACCGTCTCGGACTACCGCCACCAGGGCTTCCTCGCCGGGATGGGCCTGACCGAGACCAGCCCCGAGGTCGCCGGCAAGGAGAACACCAACGGCGATCAGACCAAGGCGCAGACCGCGATGGAGAACCTGCTGCAGCGCGTCCCGGATGCGAACGCGCTGTACACGATCAACGAGCCCTCCGCCGCCGGCGGCTACGAGGCGGCCAAGAAGGCCGGCAAGGCCGCTCAGCTCGTGATCGGATCGGTCGACGGCAGCTGCACCGGCGTCGCCAACGTCAAGTCCGGCATCATCGGCGCCACCGTGCTCCAGTTCCCGGGGAAGATGGCCGAGCAGGGCGTCGACGCGGTGGTCGCCTTCGCCCAGGACGGCACCAAGCCCACCGGATTCCACGACACGGGCTCGCAGCTCGTGACCGACAAGCCCGTCCCCGGTGTCGAATCGAAGGACACCGCCTGGGGCGCGCAGAACTGCTGGGGCTGA
- a CDS encoding ABC transporter permease has protein sequence MSALTFQRLLREPLAGPLAALVVACVVFFILTPQFATGYNISLILQQSMVIGILAVAQSLIILTAGIDLSIGATCVLGTVVLAKVAGTDPVLAMVAALGVCLLIGAINGALVTVIKLPPFIVTLGMFTIVAAATQLYAGSQTYRVADGPLTFLGKGFDVAGFPLTLGLLALLVVYAVAWYVLNRTATGRHVYAVGGNPVSASLAGIKTSKTVFGIYLASGLIAAIAAWAALGRIPTADPNAFQTANLDTITAVVIGGTSLFGGRGSVLGTLVGALIVGVLRNGLTLVGIDNLYQNIATGVLVIAAVALDQLSRRRLQ, from the coding sequence GTGTCGGCACTGACCTTCCAGCGGCTCCTCCGGGAGCCGCTGGCCGGCCCGCTCGCCGCGCTCGTCGTGGCCTGCGTGGTCTTCTTCATCCTCACGCCCCAGTTCGCGACGGGGTACAACATCTCGCTGATCCTGCAGCAGTCCATGGTGATCGGGATCCTCGCCGTCGCCCAGTCGCTCATCATCCTCACCGCGGGGATCGACCTGTCCATCGGCGCGACGTGCGTGCTCGGCACCGTCGTCCTGGCCAAGGTCGCGGGCACCGATCCCGTGCTGGCGATGGTGGCCGCGCTCGGCGTGTGCCTGCTCATCGGCGCGATCAACGGTGCGCTCGTCACGGTGATCAAGCTGCCGCCGTTCATCGTCACGCTCGGCATGTTCACCATCGTCGCGGCCGCGACCCAGCTCTACGCGGGATCGCAGACCTACCGCGTGGCCGACGGCCCGCTCACGTTCCTGGGCAAGGGCTTCGACGTCGCGGGCTTCCCTCTCACGCTGGGCCTGCTCGCGCTGCTGGTGGTCTACGCGGTGGCCTGGTACGTGCTCAACCGCACCGCCACCGGCCGGCACGTCTACGCCGTGGGCGGCAACCCCGTCTCCGCCTCGCTCGCCGGCATCAAGACATCCAAGACGGTCTTCGGCATCTACCTGGCGTCCGGGCTGATCGCCGCGATCGCCGCGTGGGCCGCCCTCGGGCGCATCCCCACCGCGGACCCGAACGCCTTCCAGACCGCCAATCTCGACACCATCACCGCGGTCGTCATCGGTGGCACCAGCCTGTTCGGCGGTCGGGGCTCGGTACTGGGCACGCTGGTTGGCGCGCTCATCGTCGGCGTGCTGCGCAACGGCCTCACACTGGTGGGGATCGACAACCTGTACCAGAACATCGCGACGGGCGTCCTCGTGATCGCCGCCGTCGCGCTGGATCAGCTCTCCCGCAGGAGGTTGCAATGA